TACAGCGTCGGCGTCACCCTCTATTACCTGTTGACCGGGCATTACCCCTACGGGGAAATCGAAGCCTTCCAACGCCCCAGGTTCACCCAGCCGGTCAGCGCCAGCCGCTATCGCCCCGATCTGCCGGATTGGCTGCCACTGAGCCTGGAACGGGCGATCACCGCTCAACCGGAACACCGTTACGAAACCGCCGAAGAATGGTTGCTGGCGCTCGAGCACGGGGATCGACGAGAGCTGAGCGTTCAGCCCAGGCCTCTGTTGGAGCGCGAACCGTTGAAAGTCTGGCGGACCCTGGCGCTGCTGTCGCTACTGATCAATCTGGTGTTGCTGTATTCACTCTTTCATAGCTGAAGTCATCTCTACACGAGGGAAAACCCATGAATGCAAAAGTCTGGCTGGTGGGCGCAGGCCCCGGCGACCCTGAGCTGTTGACCCTCAAGGCCGTACGGGCAATGAACGAGGCCGATGTGGTGTTGATCGATGACTTGGTCAACCCAGCCGTGCTGGAGCACTGCGCCAAGGCTCGCGTGATTACGGTGGGCAAGCGCGGCGGCTGCCGTTCCACCCCCCAGGACTTTATCCACCGACTGATGTTGCGCTACTCACGCCAAGGCAAATGCGTGGTGCGGCTCAAGGGCGGCGATCCGTGCATTTTCGGGCGCGGGGGCGAAGAGGCCCTGTGGCTGCGCGAACGCGGTGTCGAGGTGGGGCTGGTCAATGGGATTACCGCAGGGCTGGCGGGCGCGACGAATTGTGCGATTCCACTGACGTTGCGTGGTGTCAGCCGCGGTGTGACCCTGGTCACCGCGCATACCCAGGACGACAGCAGCCTTAATTGGCGGGCGCTGGCGGAAGGTGGCACGACGCTGGTGGTGTACATGGGCGTGGCCAAACTGGAAGAGATCCGCCAGCAGTTGCTCGAAGGCGGGATGCCAGAGGATATGCCGGTGGCGATGATCGAAAATGCTTCGCTGCCCCAACAGCGCGAATGCCGCAGCGAATTGTCGCGCATGCATGAGGACGCGCAGGCATTTGCGTTGAAGAGCCCGGCGATCCTGGTGATCGGCCGTGTGGCCGCTGCCGAGCAAGCGGCGTATGTCGCTACCGCCGTCAGCGCCTGAGACAAATTTGAGGCGAAAAAAAGCCCGGCCTGAGCCGGGCTTTTTCTACTCAGTAATTACTGAGCTTGAGCTTCAACCGACGCTTCTACGCGACGGTTAACAGCACGACCAGCTTCAGTTGCGTTGTCAGCAACTGGGCGGGATTCGCCGTAACCAACAGCAGTTACACGGCTAGGAGCAACGCCGTCTTTAACCAGGACTTGCTTAACAGCGTCAGCACGACGCTGGGACAGCTTCTGGTTGTAAGCGTCTGGACCTACGGAGTCAGTGTGACCAGCAACTTCTACGTTGGTAGCTGGGTACTGAGCCATGAAGTCGGCCAGGTTTTTCACGTCGCCGTAGCTGTTAGGCTTAACAACGGATTTGTCGAAGTCGAACTTAACGTCCAGCTCAACACGAACAACCTGAGCAACTGGAGCTTCTGGCTCTGGAGTTGGCTCTGGAGCTGGTGCTGGGGTAGGAGCTGGAGCAGCTGCGCCAGCGTTACCGCCGAAGTTCACGCCCAGGCCGACCAGTGCGGAGTAGTCCCACTTGCCGTTGTCCAGACCGTAGTCAGCTTCAACACCGGCACGAGCGTACAGGTTGTTGGTGAAGTAGTACTTCACGCCAGTACCAACGGTAGCGAAGGTAGTCTGATCGCGACCGCTGTGGCCGTCAGCTTTAACGTTGCCACGGCTCTGGTGGCCGAAACCGCCTTCTACGTATGGACGCAGGCTGTCAACGCCAGCTTGACCGAAGTGATACTGAGCAACCAGGCTGCCGGTATCGCCTTTGATCTTCTGGTTACCAGTACCGTCGTTCGAACGGGTGTGGTTGGTTTTGTCGTAGGACAGGTTCAAGGACAGGTCGTCGGTCAGGAAGTAACCGATGCGAGCGCCAGGATTGAAGCCGTCTTCGATGTGCTTGACGCTATCGTTGTACTGCTTCTTGTAGAACAGCTCGCCTTCAACTGCGCCTTGGCCTTGTGCCAGAACGCCGAAAGAAGTAGCGGCAATAAGAGAACCAATGGCCAAGCCCAAGGTGTTTTTCAGTTTCATCCGTTAAATCCCCATCTGGTGATTGTAAAGCAGTCCCACAAACCGGGGGACAACTCGGCGACAAGTCTAACAGAACTTGCCTACACGTAAGAGATATTTGCCACGCACTAAGTTTCAGTCTCGCCCGCAAATTTCTCACGTAATTTATCTAGAGCACGTTTGTAACGCATTTTTGTAGCACTCAAACCCATGTGCATGATGTCAGCGATTTCCTGGAATTCCAGCTCTGCGACAAATCGCAGCACCAGGATCTCCCGGTCAATCGGGTTCACATACACCAACCAGCGATCAAGCCCGCCCTTCTCCTCGGGTGCCGGCGCCTTTTCTTCAGACGCCTCCTCAAGGGGGTCAAGGCTCAACGCGTCCATCAAGCGACGCTTTCGCCGTTCCTTGCGATACTGCGTGATGCACTCGTTGTACGTGATGCTGTAGAGCCATGTCTTGAACTTCGATTTGCCCTCGAAGTTCTTCAGGCCGTACAGCACCTTGAGCATCACTTCCTGACAGACATCGTCCGCATCTCTATCGTTCCCTAAATACCTTGAACAAACGTTGAACAGAGTGCGTTGATATCTGCGCATCAATTCTTCGTACGCGCGAGTTACGTGAAACAGCTCCGTGTGCGCGCGCGCGACCAACTCCTCATCAGAGAGCTCACGGGGGTCGTAGCGCGTGGACAGCGTTTGGGCTTTATTCAAAACAAGTCGTGCCGACAGTCAGGTCAATGTCCGCTACAACCCGGTCAGCCGGGTTTGCGGCGGCGTACATTAGCAGGGTTTGCCGGGTTAGCGGCTACTGACCTGCTGCTCCAGGAGAATCCGATTGGACAACGACACCAGGTCGCCGTCATCGGTCAGTACCGTCGTCTTGACGGTGCCGATCTCCTCGATTTGCCCTTCGACCTCGCCTACACGCACCTGTTGCCCAACCTGATACAACTCACGCACATAGATTCCCGCAAGAATCTGGCCGGCAATTTCCCGGCTTCCCAAGCCCATGGCCAGCGCAACGGCCAGACCAACGGTAATCAAAACGATCACAATCACATGGTTGAGCAGGTCAGTCTTGACCTCCAACTGGCTGATCGCGACCGAAATACTGATGATGATCACGAGCCCCTGGGCAATTCGCCCCAGGCCAGCGGCATAGTCCAGCCCCACGCCTTCGGCAGCGCCGCGCACCAGCCCATTGGCCAGTTGCGCCAGCAGAACACCTACCAGCAGTACCAGCGCACCGCCGAAAACCTTTGGTAAGTACAGCGCCAGCATGTCGAGCGTAGCTGAAACTCGCTCAAGTCCAAGGGATTGAGCCGCAGAAACCAGAAAAATCAGCAAAACGAACCAATAGACGATCTTGCCGATCAACGTGGAGATCGGCACTTGCAGCCCGGCGCGGCCCAGCAGTTTGGTCAAGCCGGTGCCTGCCATCAGGCGGTCGAGGCCGAGTTTTGCGAGTAATTTCGACAACAACGTGTCAAGCAGCTTGGCGACAACAAAGCCCAGCAATACCAGGACCAGGGCACCAAACAGGTTGGGAATGAAATTCGCCACCTTGGTCCACAATGCGGTCATCGCGGTGACCAGGCTCTGGGTCCAGAGATCAAGTTCCATATTCAATCAGCCTTATCAGCAGTGCGAGCAAGAGATTTACGACGAGAAACCGGCGATACGTGGGCCGAACCATTGTTCAGGGCCATCATCAACGCTGGCACCCAGCGACCGAGCAGACCGAACAGGTCACCTGCGCCCACCTGGCGGTTAGCGGTTTTCAACACGCGGCCCAGGCAGGCATCGTCGTCGCGGTTGGACGGCGAGGCATTGAGCATGTCACGCAAAGACTGTTCGAACGGATCGTGCATAAAGACCTCTCGCAAGTGTTTTAAAAGACGAGGGTAAAATTCCTTGGGTCACATAGGACCCTTCCTACGTTCAGCTGGTATTCAGCTCAAACCCAGCGCAATCGTCGAAATAGCCACCATTGTCCGAGCGCCACCGACACCATCAACAGGCATGCAACCATGAACCCGTAGGGGCTCTCGGAGAACGGTATGCCGCCCACATTTATACCCAGCAAACCGGTCAAAAAGCTCATCGGCAAGAAGATCCCGGTAATGATGCCGAAACGGTACATGGTGCGGTTCATGCGCACGCTCAAGCGTCGGTCTTCTGCCTCAAGCACAAGGCCCACGCGCTCGCGGGTCAATTCGAGTTCTTCCAGGTACCGGGTCAGGCTGTTGTTCAATTCATTCCAATAATCGGCATCGTCGTCGCAGAACCACGGTAATTTGATGCGCGTGAGCTGGGCAAAAATATCCCGCTGCGGCGCCAGGAATCGCTTGAGTCCGGCCGCTCGCCGGCGGATCTGCAGGAGGCTGCCGTGCTCCGGGGTATACCGTTCGTCGGTATCAAGTTTTTCTTCCTCGGCATCGACCACTTCCGACAAGTCAGTGACCAGATCCTGCACTTTATTGG
The genomic region above belongs to Pseudomonas sp. S35 and contains:
- the cobA gene encoding uroporphyrinogen-III C-methyltransferase — protein: MNAKVWLVGAGPGDPELLTLKAVRAMNEADVVLIDDLVNPAVLEHCAKARVITVGKRGGCRSTPQDFIHRLMLRYSRQGKCVVRLKGGDPCIFGRGGEEALWLRERGVEVGLVNGITAGLAGATNCAIPLTLRGVSRGVTLVTAHTQDDSSLNWRALAEGGTTLVVYMGVAKLEEIRQQLLEGGMPEDMPVAMIENASLPQQRECRSELSRMHEDAQAFALKSPAILVIGRVAAAEQAAYVATAVSA
- a CDS encoding OmpA family protein encodes the protein MKLKNTLGLAIGSLIAATSFGVLAQGQGAVEGELFYKKQYNDSVKHIEDGFNPGARIGYFLTDDLSLNLSYDKTNHTRSNDGTGNQKIKGDTGSLVAQYHFGQAGVDSLRPYVEGGFGHQSRGNVKADGHSGRDQTTFATVGTGVKYYFTNNLYARAGVEADYGLDNGKWDYSALVGLGVNFGGNAGAAAPAPTPAPAPEPTPEPEAPVAQVVRVELDVKFDFDKSVVKPNSYGDVKNLADFMAQYPATNVEVAGHTDSVGPDAYNQKLSQRRADAVKQVLVKDGVAPSRVTAVGYGESRPVADNATEAGRAVNRRVEASVEAQAQ
- the sigX gene encoding RNA polymerase sigma factor SigX, which translates into the protein MNKAQTLSTRYDPRELSDEELVARAHTELFHVTRAYEELMRRYQRTLFNVCSRYLGNDRDADDVCQEVMLKVLYGLKNFEGKSKFKTWLYSITYNECITQYRKERRKRRLMDALSLDPLEEASEEKAPAPEEKGGLDRWLVYVNPIDREILVLRFVAELEFQEIADIMHMGLSATKMRYKRALDKLREKFAGETET
- a CDS encoding mechanosensitive ion channel domain-containing protein — protein: MELDLWTQSLVTAMTALWTKVANFIPNLFGALVLVLLGFVVAKLLDTLLSKLLAKLGLDRLMAGTGLTKLLGRAGLQVPISTLIGKIVYWFVLLIFLVSAAQSLGLERVSATLDMLALYLPKVFGGALVLLVGVLLAQLANGLVRGAAEGVGLDYAAGLGRIAQGLVIIISISVAISQLEVKTDLLNHVIVIVLITVGLAVALAMGLGSREIAGQILAGIYVRELYQVGQQVRVGEVEGQIEEIGTVKTTVLTDDGDLVSLSNRILLEQQVSSR
- a CDS encoding zinc transporter ZntB; this encodes MFEEENAQWGLVHALVLDGKGGARSIARTDLDDLQLQPQESLWLHWDRSHPQTQTWLRKSSGLSEFACDLLLEENTRPRLLPLPDAELLLFLRGVNLNPGAEPEDMVSVRIFAAASRVISLRLRPLRATDELLVQLADGKGPKTASELILYMAQYLTNKVQDLVTDLSEVVDAEEEKLDTDERYTPEHGSLLQIRRRAAGLKRFLAPQRDIFAQLTRIKLPWFCDDDADYWNELNNSLTRYLEELELTRERVGLVLEAEDRRLSVRMNRTMYRFGIITGIFLPMSFLTGLLGINVGGIPFSESPYGFMVACLLMVSVALGQWWLFRRLRWV